The genomic window CCGGAAGTGACcagtgttaacatttttttttcttgcaaagcCACCCGAGAATGCCCTGGTATTAATATTTAATACTCTTTCCaatctgttatttttctctctctctctttctcagattGTGAACAACTTTCAATATACTTTTATTCCCTGTTCTTTTCAACTCATTATGACATTGTGGGCATTCACCCATATTGTGGAGTATTTTTCAGAAAACCTtcttaatggctgcataatattccaccaGATGTGTGTATCGTAATTTGTTAACAAATCCCCTATTTTGGGACATGTAGGTGATTTTGTAAATTTTTCCTATCAAATAAGGTTGCAGTggatattcttttaaatttatcttggcacggtggctcacgcctgtaatcccagcactttgggaggccgaggcgggcggatcacaaggtcaggagattgagaccatcctggctaacaaggtgaaaccccgcctctactaaaaatacaaaaaattagctgggcgtggtggcgggcgcctgtagtcccagctgctcgggaggctgaggcaggagagtggcgtgaacacgggaggcggagcttgcaaagtgagcagagatcgcgccactgcactccagcctaggcaacagagcgagactccgtctcaatttaaaaaaaaaaaaaatttatctttagcTGCACTTTCCATGATGAGAGTATCTTAGAAATGAGATTTCCGGGCCAAGAGAATGCCAAATGGCTTTACAGGAGAGTGGGAAAGCGTACCACTTCACCACCAGCCCACCCTTCTTCCAGCATGTACGGTGCTTGTTAAGCCCTGTTTTATGCTTATAGGCTTTTCCAGCCGGCTTGCCTGCCCACCCCTCAAATCCCACCCTTGCACTAATGTTGCAATCCACATACCTGAGAGGGTTCCTCCTCATCTCTGAATTatgccatttctctctctccctctcctgtttttggttttgctcaGTGCTGTGGCCCTGCTGGTGGGAGAGAAGGTACAAGAGGAGACAACTCTAGTGGTAAGTTATGGGGTCTTCCCTGGGTAGCGATGGCAACCCTCCCTGCAGTGCTCTTCAGTGAGTGAATGTGctttacagaaaacaaattcCACTACCATTTATTTAGATGCTTCCTCTTCACTGTGTTTGCTTTCCGCAGGATGATCCCTTTCAGATGAAGACAGGTGGTATGGTggatatgaagaaactgaaggaaaGGGGCAAAGATAAGTAAGTGCAGGACAGGCTTATAAGCAAATTCACCTTTAGCCACTGCCTGGGTCTAGGTTCCCTCAGAGAGCTGAGGCCTGTAGCAGCAGCATTAGTGGGACATCTTGAAGCAGGTTTTGTGCTTTGCAAAGggtatgttatttaaaaacaaagaaagcagaaagtcTTTAAAAGTTAACTTAGAGCCAAGCTGGTAGACTCCTTTTGTAAAAGTGTGTTGTAGGCATGATgtctgatgcctataatcccaacactttgggaggctgaggctagcttgagtccaggagtttaagaccagcctgggcaacatagtgagacccctgtctctacaaaaaaaaaagaaatacatgtacatatatatgtacacacacgtacatgtgtacatgtatatatgtgtgtgtgtgtgtatatatctctgggtgtggtggcatgtgcccgtagtcccagttactcaggaaattaaagtaggagaattgcttgagtcagggagattgaggctagagtgagctgtgatcacaccactgcactccagcctgggtgacagagaaagaccctgtctcaaaaaaataaaataagtgaaccCATGGGGGAAGTTTCatataaaaacaattaacaaaaataatacattccGGCCAGctgtggtgattcatgcctgtaatgccagcacttcgggaggctgaggcaggcagattacctgaggtcaggagttcgagaccagcctgaccgatatggtgaaacactgtctcttttaaaaatacaaaagttagcctggcgttgtggtgggcgcccgtaatcccagctactcaggaggctgaggcaggagaattgcttgaactcgggaggcagaggttgcagtgagctgacatcacgccactgtactccagcctgggcgacagagtgagactccatgtcaataaataaataaaacattcaaataattcaaaagtttaaaaaataaaagtacactgTGTACTTTTGTGACAActatatagcatttatattgaATTAGGTATtaaaagtaatctagagatgatttaaagcagatGGTAGTATGTGCCTAGATTAGATGCAGATATTAcactattttatataagggacttggtAGTATGTGTGTAGATTAGATGCAGATATTAcactattttatataagggacttcaCTATCTGCAGATTTCGGTATCCTTGAGGGGCACTAGAACCAATCGCCCATGGATACCTAAGGATAAGTGTATCCACTCAATCCTTGGAGGTATCACTAGCAGCCAACAGTTTGCTTGCATATATTTCTAGAGTttctttcatttacatattatactatagcatttttttttttttttgccaactgTAAATAGTATATTATAAATgcttgtgtctttgttttcttcttagaaCATAAAACTCAGCCTCACTGAGTTGTGACTTGAAAGCTCTGCCTCATTGTTCTCTCCCTTCAGGATCAGTGAAGAGGAGGACCTGCACCTGGGGACATCGTTTTCTGCAGAAACCAACAGACGGGATGAGGATGCAGACATGTAAGTGTCAGTCTGTTTGGCTGTGAGCAATTAGGGCTGGACCCCAGTCAGAGTCCAAGATATTTAGTCAATAGATGACGTTTCTAGAATTTTCTAGATGTCAAAGTTGGCCCCTCTCTTTCTACCTCCCAGCTTAAGAACTTTGAAAACCTCTTAAAAGGtcttttcaggctgggcacggtggctctcgcctataatcccagcactttgggaggccgaggcaggcggatcacctgaggtggggagttcgagaccagactgaccaacatggagaaaccctgtccctaatgaaaatacaaaattagccgggtgtggtggtgggcacctgtaatcccagctactcaggaggctgaggcaagagaattgcttgaacccgggaggtggaggttgtagtaagccgagaccttgccatcgcactccagcctgggcaacaagagtgaaactccgtctccaaaaacaaaaaataaaacttcttttcaAAGGTGGTTTCATGACTAGTAATATTTCCCCAAAACATTGCAGGGATAAAACATGgacttgcccactttttatttaGCCAGCAAAGCTATTAGCAAACTAtcatctttctgtctttaaaGAACCTGTGCATCGTAACACCAATAGATTAGTGGGACATAACCTCATAGGTTGGTGCTGCTTTAAGTGGAAAATTTCTAACTTGATGAAAAAACTcaagttattttgtatttttcttgtttctccatGGACCGTCACTGGTCTGTGGGCCAGTGTTGGGGACCGCTAATTTAGAGGATACCTGGTATGTTTCCTGCCCCTCCCTGAGGCCTGTGGGTTTCTCACTTCAGGATGAAGTACATTGAGACAGAGCTAAAGAAGAGGAAAGGGATCGTGGAACatgaggaacagaaagttaaGCCAAAGAATGCAGAGGATTGTCTTTATGAACTTCCCGAAAACATCCGTGTTTCCTCAGCAAAGAAGACTGAGGAAATGCTTTCCAACCAGATGCTGAGTGGCATTCCTGAGGTGGACCTGGGCATCGAGTATGTTTGAGACCCATAGGCAGAAGACACAGTGCTTTCCAGTTAAAAGTTATGGgggacaggccaggcacggtggctcatgtctgtaatcccagcactttgggaggctgaggtgggtggatcacaaggtcaggagttcaagaccagcctggccaagatggtggaaccccgtctctactaaaaatacaaaaattagctgggcatggtggcaggcacctgtaatcccagctatttgggagactgaggcaggaaatggcttgaacccgggaggtggaggttgcggtgagccaagatcatgccactgcactccagtctggcgacagaatgagactctatttcaaaagaaaaaaaaatttatgagagacaggtgtggtggcttacgcctataatcccagtacttgggaggccaaggcaggaggatcacgtgaggccaggagaccagcctgagaaacatagactcctgtctctacaaaaaatttaaaaaattagctgggctctcacttgagctcagagttgaggctacagtgagccatgattgcaccactgcacaccagcctgggtgacagagtaagaccctgtcttttttttttttttttttttttttaaaaaaaggctagACATGGTGATTTGTGCCTGttatcctagctctttgggaggcaaaggtggaaggatcacttgagcccaggagttcgagaccagcctgggcagtgtagtgagaccccatgttcTTATCTGTGTTCTTAGAATCCTACAAATACAAACGAGATTGTCTCTGGCAGGTTGTTGCTAGAAGTTTTGCTGAAGGCTTGGCCAGAGTAGTAAGGGCCCCTGGCTGCTGAAAGCAAAAGTGGTTCTTTAGCCTCTGTTGACAGCTGTATCAGGCcctttattcttctgttttcttctagcaggGGCCATGTTAAAGGCTCACCCACCCCTTCTCCCTATGATCcttcttaaaacaaaatatccACTTTAAAAGGGAATTGTCATGAAAGAAGTGCAATTGTCAGAATAATCTTTTGGTACAGTAGAAAGTTGGGAAGCTTCTAGGCTCTTTTCCGTCCTTGCAAACTTTGAGCCTTAAGCATTTTACTTCTCTGAAGCTCAATTTGCTCTTGATCAGAAGAGCAGAGTAACTGTGGTTCTCTGACGGCCGTGAGAGTTCCGTGAGAATGTGACTACAAGTGTGATTGGTAAACTGGAGAGCTGTGTCCCAGGACACATGATTTTCTTATGTCCTGCTGGGCTGCCAGCCTCACCACTCACATCTGAGTAGTAAGGTGCTACCATCTTCTAAGTGGTATGGTTTCTTTCTCTCCAtagtgctaaaattaaaaatataatttccacgGAGGATGCCAAGGCCCGTCTGCTGGCAGAGCAGCAGAACAAGAAGAAAGACAGCGAGACCTCCTTCGTGCCTACCAACATGGCCGTGAATTACGTGCAGCACAACAGATGTAAGCCCCTCAGGGAGAGCGGTCTTGTCCCCTTTCCCTTATTTGGGCTGAGGTCCCTAGGAACCTCATGTTCCGTCTAATGTGTCCCCTGGTCTCTTTGGGTCCAGTTTATCATGAAGAGCTCAACGCACCCATCCGGAGAAACAAAGAAGAGCCCAAGGCCCGGCCCTTGAGAGTAGGCGACACGGAGAAGCCAGAGCCTGAGCGTGAGTGCAACAAAGGCCCCGGGGCTGCCTGGAGTGCTCAGCTCTGTGGGGGCCCATGGAGGCAGGGTGCAGCGGGGGACAGTGTGGAGGTTGGCACTGAAGCTGGGGCATCTGGGTTCCAGTCCATGCTCTGGACCATGACTATGTGCCTTcccctttctaagcctcagtttcctcatgggaATCCTAATAGAACCTACCTGTGTTAGGATTGCTCTGAGAATTCAGTATCAAGCATACAATCTCATATTCTCAAGTACAGTAGAGACTCAAGAAGTCAGAAAATTTCAGTAAGGACAAATAAAAGCTACTCATAAGGTTAGCTgagtgcagtgcctcacacttgtagtctcagctgctggggaagctggggcaggaggatcgcttgagactgagagttcaaggctgcagtgagctatgattggatgactacactctagcctgtgtgacagagtgagaccacatcttttttttttaaagaaaagaaaaaggtattggccaggctcggtggcctacgcctataatcccagcactttggtagctaaggcaggcagatcacctaaggtcaggagttcaagaccagcctggccaacatggtgaaaccccgtctctactaaaaatacaaaaattagccaggcatcgtggcaggtgcctgtaatcccagctactcaggaggctgaggcaagagaatcgcttgaacccgggagttggaggttgcagtgagcttagatcatgccattacactctagcctgggcaacagggtgagactccatctcaaaataagaaaaaaaagacaagtaagtGTCTACGGAGG from Macaca thibetana thibetana isolate TM-01 chromosome 15, ASM2454274v1, whole genome shotgun sequence includes these protein-coding regions:
- the C15H9orf78 gene encoding splicing factor C9orf78 homolog isoform X2, coding for MPVVRKIFRRRRGDSESEEDEQDSEEVRLKLEETREVQNLRKRPNGVSAVALLVGEKVQEETTLVDDPFQMKTGGMVDMKKLKERGKDKISEEEDLHLGTSFSAETNRRDEDADMMKYIETELKKRKGIVEHEEQKVKPKNAEDCLYELPENIRVSSAKKTEEMLSNQMLSGIPEVDLGIDAKIKNIISTEDAKARLLAEQQNKKKDSETSFVPTNMAVNYVQHNRFYHEELNAPIRRNKEEPKARPLRVGDTEKPEPERSPPNRKRPANEKATDDYHYEKFKKMNRRY
- the C15H9orf78 gene encoding splicing factor C9orf78 homolog isoform X1, which translates into the protein MSLRGINRHGGCAEARRLDVWAIVNMPVVRKIFRRRRGDSESEEDEQDSEEVRLKLEETREVQNLRKRPNGVSAVALLVGEKVQEETTLVDDPFQMKTGGMVDMKKLKERGKDKISEEEDLHLGTSFSAETNRRDEDADMMKYIETELKKRKGIVEHEEQKVKPKNAEDCLYELPENIRVSSAKKTEEMLSNQMLSGIPEVDLGIDAKIKNIISTEDAKARLLAEQQNKKKDSETSFVPTNMAVNYVQHNRFYHEELNAPIRRNKEEPKARPLRVGDTEKPEPERSPPNRKRPANEKATDDYHYEKFKKMNRRY